The genome window tgagaggatttactgttggagtcagataatttaatttgaaaggttTCCTCATTGCATTTCTCaacaattgaccaaaaaaaacagcagtggacggctcctctctctccgttgcaggacggagagatacaaaatatagttatttcctacagccatcaggctgtctcattctaacagatattctaccagactaactgaatttccccttggggattaataaagtaattttgattgatttgattgagaCTGCAGATTTAGACCTGCAGATCTtttactctgttgatctgttctgtactaacgacatctattgcacgtctgtccgtactgggagatggatcccttcTCTgactctccctgaggtttcttcttttttccccttttaagGGGGTTTTTCCCTGGCTGATgtgagggtgtcgtaccatgtaggCTACAGTCGGTAAAGCCCTGTTTGTGTTCCtgggttatataaataaaaaaatgtatgtaggcCTATAACATAATTTCATCGTCATCATTTTAGAATTTCACATGGCTTTGGGCATAATTATTCGATATGTGACCCACCATGGTTAATTTGGAATAAGGCTCTTAAATTATACGATACGAGTACTTAATGGGAATCAAAGTGTTCTCTGTAACCTTATTTGAGGCTTATTAGGGAATATAATATAGCTACACAAAGGGCAATGACTGTAAATCATTATGTCcatgtctttgttttgtgtgtagAACATTTTCATAAGATGCACACAAGACCAGAGAAGTAGCGCTGAGTATTGTCTAGTTAGATCGtcacttttaaaaagtatttatatatatatgtgactTATATATATAGTCACAATATGTTTCATATGGGGCTCATAAAGTGTTTAATATGACAGTCGCCTCGGTCGAGACACGGgcagtgagagagggagaaactTCATAAATATGTTCGGTCATTTTCTACGTTCAGCTGCGGATGTTGACGCACGCACGCGCACGGAAACCAGttggtgtggaaaccagtagggCTATAACACCGGCATGGAGGTGCGTTGGGGCAACGCTGGTGGTGAGGTCACTGCAGCGGTTGTTTGTGCCGCCGAAGACTTTTCATAATATAAGCCCATATTCACGAATATGGATGATGTTATTGCAGACATTCATATAATGTTATATGCAATGCACCTCCATGCCGCCGCGGTGTCGCGGATTTTTCATGCTCAGTTTATGTAATTTCATGTGCAATGCAGGATGTATCTATTGTGCGACACAGCAGCTGCTATATGGGGGACACAATTCAGTTTTATGAGGGGCcgtataggccataattcagaattaccattcacacacacatataaaacaaatcacattcacacactatagtaaaaacctcacacacatacaggtgaaATGCGTTCACAAACACTACTGAAATGTTatgctgtctcacacacactactgaaaagctttcatacacacaactgaaatgcttttatacatacaactaaaatgctgtgctctcacacacactagtgagatgctctcacacacactagtgaaatgcttttatacatacaactaaaatgttgtgctctcacacacactagtgaaatcCTCTCATAAATACTACTGAGATTTCAGTGTAACCGGAAGGCATTTCAGTGTAACCGGAAGGCATTTCACTGTAACCGGAAGGCATTTCAGTGTAACCGGAAGGCATTTCACTGTAACCGGAAGGCATTTCAGTGTAACCGGAAGGCGGCTCAGAAGAGGAAGTGGAACGGCTTTGGAGCGCAAATGTCCGCCCAGGAGCTCTCCGGAAATTTAACTGAAGCTGCTGCGTTACTAAACAATATTTTGGCGTCGGCAGAGACAATTAGAACATTGTCTAATGCAACCGGGCAACAGTCACAGGTTGCCTCAGGTGCCGACACGGTGGAGAGTCGACTGGTGTCACTTTTTCCGTCTCGCAGCCGCAGCAGCCGCAGCAACCAGCCACAGCCAGCTGCTGGTCCGGTCCGGACTTCCGTGCCGCGGTATGAAGCTCAGCAGAGCTTTGGCACATGGACATGCACAAGGAGAAGAAGGTGAGATGGAGATTTACCCAGTGAAATTACTTTTCTATCTATGTTGCTGCTATAAGCGCCTGAAAAGACAATAggcatgttttgttttgcttgcaGACTCGGGTGTTATGGCGAaacaacacatggctcatttaaatattcaaattagccatgtgtgTTAACGTGTTTTTCTTGCAGAagttaacacattaacacataaacACGTTTGTGTAGTacagctaatggtgcgttcaaggtctaaaagaatgtcagaattttcgactTTGTTCCTAGCcacaagttccgactttcagtgtaaattaagcACACCATAAggcggtaagaacgtgttagacccgccttcaaaatacaaacaaacatgtgctttcaaaataagagacaaaaaatgtcaaaatatgacaCCTTAAATGAAAccgaacccttattctcctttacaataatgaaTTAAgcaatgcaatgattaagatggaatagtggcattgtattaaataaataaataaataaagtggacattagaatgtgcgagaggccaccaaattatggcttttagggcaaaagattttgacaaaaaaaatcctgtgggaaataCTGGAAATCTAAAGGCTTGACAGGCTGGACAGATAAgaaattgcccagcagtatgttcagggtaatgaaaggaggGGAGATGTTTcagggtccttcattgagtcagcttcaagtcagtaaatttctttggctgcactgggaatttcatgtccaaacttattttaatgtatgttagtatgttggttgttgtttccactacagtttaccacagttcaaaaatcccatctgcgcccctggtGCTGAGGGCACCTCAGATGGTCCTTGCGGACTATCAGGTGCCCGCGGGAACCTCGTTGGTGACTGAGGGTTAATGCAtacttagttagttagttagttaaataTCTGATGCTTAAAGGTTTAGTTGTACATGATGATCTGTTGTCATGGTCTCTGAATTTTATTTAAGCTGTGTCAGCTTGACTTGCTCTGTCTGTTCATGTCCTTATTATTTCAGAGCCCCtgcacagcagcagcatgacCATTTCAACAAAGATGTGATACTTCGTCCCAATCCATCATGGGGAATTGTCTGCAAACAAGGCACAAAAGTATGGCTACACAAACATGGACACATCCTCAGTGCCTTTGAGTTCCAGAAGTTCTGGGACCACCAGACTGTAATACAACGCATCAGGGATGGATTTGGTGAGCATATTCCAGAAGATGTCAGGTAAAggcttttcttctttctttgtatcaaataaaacacacacacacacacttacagaacAGTGCAAGAACAATCATGGTAATCATGGGATATGTGTTATACTGACACACACTCGCTTTATATCTATGTAGATGAAAACATGTTATTTGgctggattaaaacattttctttgttcCCCATCTTTTTTGTAGCCTCCAGTTATTAATGGCTTGTGGCAATAAGCTGGTGTGCCCTAAACTCCAAAAGGGTCAGGAGCTGAATGGAATTCTTATCCATAAGGTTTATAAAACTAAAGCTCTTTATGTAAAACCATCAAGGATGCTTTTGGTAagtgtgcctttttttatttgttattaccattactatatatgtgtgtatatatgtatatatatatatatatatatatatatatatatatgtatatgtatgtatatatattttttttatatatatatttcaggaGGACAATGAAGACTATAACCAACATGGTGACAGTCAAGACAATAACCAACTTTCATCTAATGCCACCCATTCAAcatcaaaaatgaaaacaagggCTAGTATTTGCATTAGCAGTGATGATGAAGATTGCTCTGGCACCGGCCCCAGTGGGGAAAGACGTAACCCGAAACCTGGCACAAGTGGTCCTGATGGAGGGTGTCCTGCAGGAAGTGATGGTACTCCTGGCCCCAGATGTCCTGAGAGTGGTCCTCATGGTACAAGCAGTACAAGAGGCACAAGTGTTCCCGATGGAGGATGTCCTGCAGGAAGTGATGGTACTCCTGGCCCCAGATGTCCTGAGAGTGGTCCTCATGGTACAAGCAGTACAAGAGGCACAAGTGGTCCTGATGGAGGGTGTCCTGCAGGAAGTGATGGTACTCCTGGCCTCAGATGTCCTGAGAGTGGTCCTCCTGGCTCAAGCAGTACAAGAGGCATAAGTGGTCCAGAGGAAGTCTTCCTTGCAAGACATGATGGAACAAGCAGTCTTGATGAGGACAACTACTCTACTTATTTAACACTTGTTGGTACTATTCCTGATGATAGTTCTGAGGATGAAGGATTACAGCAGGCAATAGTTGCCAGTATGAAGAGTCGCATGTGAGTAGTGCACACAGATTATGAGTTTGAGAAATAAGGATAATTTCATAATCATCATTTACACAGACTGTTCAGCCATTAGTCCTTACATGATGTTATGATATGGGTAATTGAACGATTAATGGCTTAAAGGGACATTGTGTAGCTTCTCTTGTCGTCTGCTTGCAAAGATCGATTATTTCGttcaaaaatatgtgtttcatTATTCAGTCATTACCCCATCAACAAACTGAAGTGTTCCGGTAAGCGTTGTATGATGTCACATAACTGTGTTTCTGatcataatttttttgtgttttttcatagtGTTGAAAATGTTCCGGTTCAGACGATACTGCTGGAACTGGCCAGCAAAATTAACGTAAATAGGCTGTgcagatttaacataaatagAGCTGCTGTTTGGGAGGGAGCCATTCGGGGATTCAAGAGGTCGTCCTATGAGCCCAACCTGATGATGTCTGTAAAGTTCTCCGATGACATGGGAAAAATCGAGGAAGGAGTTGATTTAGGAGGTCCAAGGAGGGAATTCTTGAGGCTTCTAATGGAGAGCATTGCAAAGTCCACCATGTTTGAGGGAAAAGAAACCAGCAAAAACATTGCTCTCAACAGTACTggtacactctctctctctctctctctctctctctctctcatttttttCCTAGCATTGTTACATCTtcttattctgttgttttgcaGCTCTAAGAGAGGACTGGTACTACATAGCAGGCAGAGCCATCGCAATAAGTTTGGTACATGGTGGTCCCCCACCAAACTTCCTCTCACCAGTAGTATTTTCTTTACTGGTTGA of Centropristis striata isolate RG_2023a ecotype Rhode Island chromosome 12, C.striata_1.0, whole genome shotgun sequence contains these proteins:
- the LOC131981267 gene encoding uncharacterized protein LOC131981267 isoform X1; its protein translation is MSAQELSGNLTEAAALLNNILASAETIRTLSNATGQQSQVASGADTVESRLVSLFPSRSRSSRSNQPQPAAGPVRTSVPRYEAQQSFGTWTCTRRRRAPAQQQHDHFNKDVILRPNPSWGIVCKQGTKVWLHKHGHILSAFEFQKFWDHQTVIQRIRDGFGEHIPEDVSLQLLMACGNKLVCPKLQKGQELNGILIHKVYKTKALYVKPSRMLLEDNEDYNQHGDSQDNNQLSSNATHSTSKMKTRASICISSDDEDCSGTGPSGERRNPKPGTSGPDGGCPAGSDGTPGPRCPESGPHGTSSTRGTSVPDGGCPAGSDGTPGPRCPESGPHGTSSTRGTSGPDGGCPAGSDGTPGLRCPESGPPGSSSTRGISGPEEVFLARHDGTSSLDEDNYSTYLTLVGTIPDDSSEDEGLQQAIVASMKSRIVENVPVQTILLELASKINVNRLCRFNINRAAVWEGAIRGFKRSSYEPNLMMSVKFSDDMGKIEEGVDLGGPRREFLRLLMESIAKSTMFEGKETSKNIALNSTALREDWYYIAGRAIAISLVHGGPPPNFLSPVVFSLLVDDSPNPVLEDIADLDLLEKVIKVSESTTIEDLEKAKASLLDYLANAGCLRPLRSIRDRDLLVQDIVMFQVIHRVQGPFQRFREGLKTLGVLEKIQKHPDSFRPLFCFEPSTLTADQVDDLFNIRLSPEGSNKRVAEEVVITYWRDYLQDAEEEGPSNLQKVLAFATGASVVPPIGFSPSPSVEFIHQGDDDFSSTPMFPKANTCINCIRLPLHVSFQVFKEKFDFALGNTYGFGRP
- the LOC131981267 gene encoding uncharacterized protein LOC131981267 isoform X2, which gives rise to MSAQELSGNLTEAAALLNNILASAETIRTLSNATGQQSQVASGADTVESRLVSLFPSRSRSSRSNQPQPAAGPVRTSVPRYEAQQSFGTWTCTRRRRAPAQQQHDHFNKDVILRPNPSWGIVCKQGTKVWLHKHGHILSAFEFQKFWDHQTVIQRIRDGFGEHIPEDVSLQLLMACGNKLVCPKLQKGQELNGILIHKVYKTKALYVKPSRMLLEDNEDYNQHGDSQDNNQLSSNATHSTSKMKTRASICISSDDEDCSGTGPSGERRNPKPGTSGPDGGCPAGSDGTPGPRCPESGPHGTSSTRGTSVPDGGCPAGSDGTPGPRCPESGPHGTSSTRGTSGPDGGCPAGSDGTPGLRCPESGPPGSSSTRGISGPEEVFLARHDGTSSLDEDNYSTYLTLVGTIPDDSSEDEGLQQAIVASMKSRIVENVPVQTILLELASKINVNRLCRFNINRAAVWEGAIRGFKRSSYEPNLMMSVKFSDDMGKIEEGVDLGGPRREFLRLLMESIAKSTMFEGKETSKNIALNSTALREDWYYIAGRAIAISLVHGGPPPNFLSPVVFSLLVDDSPNPVLEDIADLDLLEKVIKVSESTTIEDLEKAKASLLDYLANAGCLRPLRSIRDRDLLVQDIVMFQVIHRVQGPFQRFREGLKTLGVLEKIQKHPDSFRPLFCFEPSTLTADQKKDHLTCKRYWPLQLARLLSLPSAFHQVHPWNSFIKEMMTSLPRQCFQRPTHALTASGCLSMFHSRSLRKSLTLP